Proteins from a single region of Argiope bruennichi chromosome 6, qqArgBrue1.1, whole genome shotgun sequence:
- the LOC129972231 gene encoding pancreatic lipase-related protein 3-like, with product MEKVLFIILVLIFCTAGDCKMERELKSKNISEEISDDDETCSKGSTSWLDFPAAFMQNSMDSMFSSWSKKSTGPTFLYFSRRNGQEPDYVTNANFTSWNLNEYDFDPKIKTIFIISGFKDSNAPWTRKLKDALILREDCNVFIVEYVQPSETYSDAFKNSPEIGKQVAIFIQNLRKSKHLDLQHVHIIGHSLGAQIAGFAGQEIKKAEKRSLGRVTGLDPAGPGFYDATSDQRLDATDASFVDIIHTNRGCNRLEGFGFSDTSGHFDFYPNGGQLQPGCLTSSQFLGKMNFSVTKSAFKYLFGKLEQMEKRVVDRMLCSHIRSYELFTASILNGGCKFHSVQCSGWKRYASGQCHGNDKVAMGYYADEYKDDVENVIPKKFYLETTANLPYCN from the exons atgGAAAAAGTATTGTTCATTATATTGGTGCTAATATTTTGCACTGCAGGGGATTGTAAAATGGAAAGAGAATTAAAAA GCAAAAATATTTCGGAAGAAATTTCAGACGATGATGAGACGTGCTCGAAAGGCTCGACATCCTGGCTGGATTTTCCCGCTGCTTTCATGCAGAATTCAATGGATAGCATGTTCTCATCTTGGAGTAAAAAAAGCACCGGTCCCACATTTCTGTATTTCTCGCGTAGAAATGGACAAGAGCCTGACTACGTGACCAATGCGAATTTCACATCGTGGAACTTGAATGAATACGACTTCGATCCGAAGATTAAAACCATCTTTATCATCAGTGGATTCAAAGATAGCAACGCACCCTGGACGAGG AAACTAAAAGACGCCCTCATTCTTCGAGAAGACTGCAACGTGTTCATTGTAGAATACGTACAACCATCAGAAACATACAGCGATGCTTTCAAGAACAGCCCAGAAATTGGAAAACAAGTggctatttttattcaaaaccttagg AAGTCAAAACATCTTGATCTTCAACATGTTCACATCATTGGGCATAGCTTAGGAGCTCAAATTGCTGGATTCGCAGGACAGGAAATCAAAAAGGCGGAGAAGCGGTCTCTTGGTAGAGTGACAG GTCTTGATCCAGCCGGTCCAGGTTTTTACGACGCAACATCTGATCAGCGATTAGATGCGACAGACGCCTCCTTTGTGGACATAATCCACACAAATAGGGGATGCAATCGCTTAGaag gtTTCGGCTTCTCCGATACCAGCGGTCACTTTGATTTCTACCCCAACGGAGGACAGCTGCAGCCGGGCTGTTTGACGAGTTCTCAATTTCTCGGCAAGATGAACTTTTCCGTGACGAAAAGCGCATTCAAATATCTTTTCGGAAAGTTGGAGCAGATGG AAAAGCGAGTTGTGGATCGTATGTTGTGTAGTCACATTAGGTCTTACGAGTTGTTCACAGCCAGTATCTTGAACGGTGGGTGCAAGTTCCACTCTGTCCAGTGCTCCGGATGGAAGCGCTATGCGTCTGGTCAGTGCCATGGCAATGATAAGGTCGCCATGGGATATTACGCTGATGAATATAAAGATGATGTGGAAAATGTAATCCCCAAGAAATTTTATCTCGAAACGACAGCTAATCTACCCTATTGCAATTAG